The following coding sequences lie in one Rutidosis leptorrhynchoides isolate AG116_Rl617_1_P2 chromosome 4, CSIRO_AGI_Rlap_v1, whole genome shotgun sequence genomic window:
- the LOC139841016 gene encoding F-box/kelch-repeat protein At3g06240-like, giving the protein MEVVLARLDVEDVVRCKSVCKSWYNLISSNDFVKAHLKHSYISNREHGFLRIRLHWIPNNNAANLRNCLMVGSCNGLVCISPNPGEFLVTNPSTREVKNLPNLGYNDNRRKVCCWGFGYDYTNDDYKVVVGFSESKDHVGFQVLSLISDKWIFDGDCHYLTYNTNANPDASANDLLCGILYDGALHWFMDDTKKKKSVILSFDLSLEKFKEIPQPDDDVYLCDNRTLLVTFEEHLCIVRSYYIHDRYYRYCQTIWVMRNYNCWQMLPHDYNGDMYAITAYTLDCFPDNTWRLCDYQKLNICYSITSPIFVKSLVSPYPCVD; this is encoded by the coding sequence ATGGAGGTGGTACTTGCAAGATTGGATGTAGAAGATGTTGTTCGATGCAAGAGTGTTTGCAAGTCctggtataatttaatatcttctaATGATTTTGTTAAAGCTCATCTTAAACACAGTTACATTAGCAACCGTGAACATGGATTTTTAAGAATCCGATTACATTGGATTCCCAATAATAATGCTGCAAACTTGCGCAATTGCTTGATGGTTGGTTCGTGTAATGGTCTTGTTTGCATCTCTCCTAATCCAGGTGAATTTTTAGTAACTAATCCTTCCACTCGAGAGGTTAAAAATCTGCCGAATCTTGGTTACAATGACAACAGGAGAAAAGTATGTTGTTGGGGTTTTGGTTATGATTATACTAATGATGATTACAAGGTTGTTGTCGGCTTTAGTGAATCCAAGGATCATGTGGGCTTTCAAGTGTTATCTTTAATATCAGATAAATGGATATTTGATGGAGACTGCCATTATTTAACTTATAATACTAATGCTAATCCTGATGCTAGTGCTAATGATCTTCTTTGTGGTATTTTATACGATGGGGCGCTTCATTGGTTTATGGATGATACAAAGAAGAAGAAGAGCGTAATTCTTTCGTTTGATTTATCTCTAGAGAAATTCAAAGAAATCCCCCAACCTGATGATGATGTATATTTATGTGATAATCGAACCTTACTAGTGACGTTTGAAGAACATCTATGCATAGTTCGTTCCTATTATATCCATGATAGGTATTATAGATACTGCCAAACGATATGGGTGATGAGAAACTATAATTGTTGGCAAATGCTCCCTCATGATTACAATGGTGACATGTATGCTATTACTGCATACACACTCGATTGCTTTCCAGACAACACTTGGCGTTTATGTGATTATCAGAAACTAAACATATGTTACTCCATTACTTCCCCTATATTTGTCAAGTCACTTGTATCTCCCTATCCATGTGTGGATTGA